In one window of Electrophorus electricus isolate fEleEle1 chromosome 15, fEleEle1.pri, whole genome shotgun sequence DNA:
- the si:ch211-213d14.1 gene encoding uncharacterized protein C11orf53 homolog, which produces MTGSHALPGYYSMRRPFISEAEFSTSSKQLSTDVHSSALTGKSVSCDPVPIQYQSLLDGYYTESFSDYCGAGLAGGGSTIFSSSTLSTLLPSLPADTSNFVLRDSWETAATEVMEGLCADSLVPAPLMGSLSGSELHSPGQYRASSKGSVVPSSQFYPLHPLEDGHYPSPFQPAPGGFVYPTYTAVSGQSTTKTAALSLAETENPPLLSDTFPWVREDTSSGPWSQYEIRRAF; this is translated from the exons ATGACAG GTTCTCATGCACTGCCGGGATACTACAGTATGAGGAGGCCGTTCATTTCCGAAGCCGAGTTCTCCACTTCCAGCAAGCAGCTCTCCACCGACGTTCACTCATCAGCACTGACGGGGAAGTCTGTGTCATGTGATCCAGTGCCGATCCAGTACCAGTCTCTCTTGGATGGATACTACACTGAGTCCTTCAGCGACTACTGCGGTGCTGGCCTTGCGGGTGGAGGAAGCACCATCTTCTCGTCATCCACCTTGTCCACCCTGCTGCCCTCGCTCCCTGCAGACACCTCCAACTTTGTGCTG AGGGATTCCTGGGAGACTGCTGCGACCGAGGTCATGGAAGGCTTATGCGCTGACAGCCTGGTTCCAGCTCCGCTTATGGGCTCTCTGTCTGGCTCAGAGCTACACAGCCCGGGACAGTACCGGGCCTCCTCCAAGGGATCAGTCGTACCCTCTTCTCAGTTCTACCCGCTGCACCCACTAGAGGATGGGCACTACCCCTCCCCCTTCCAGCCTGCGCCCGGTGGCTTCGTGTACCCGACGTACACGGCAGTCTCCGGCCAGTCCACCAccaaaacagcagctctgtCCTTAGCTGAGACTGAGAATCCACCACTGTTGAGTGACACATTCCCGTGGGTCAGGGAGGACACCAGCAGTGGGCCCTGGTCACAGTATGAAATCAGGAGAGCTTTCTGA